Proteins from one Microbacterium sp. Root553 genomic window:
- the galT gene encoding galactose-1-phosphate uridylyltransferase codes for MNTHELPELRTESLSAGITKRATTLADGRELIYFDDPDTTLGAERAVDSRTLDPRGATATMRLDVLTGDWITVAANRQNRVMMPSADADPLAPQTATNPSEVPSMYDVAVFENRSPAFGPALAEAIGSAPEASNAPRGLDDLAALGLGRTRTSVGRCEVVCFSPEHTGSFGTQSVTRARTVIEAWADRTAALSQLPGIEQIFPFENRGEAIGVTLPHPHGQIYAYPYVTPRTTRVLDSIDRTAPDLFQHILESEQASERVVFRGEHWTAFVPFAARWPLEVHLMPHRHVPDFAETTEAERDELAPLYLRLLRGVDALYDTPTPYIAAWHQAPVHVGRDSVRLHLQLTSPRRAADKLKFLAGSEAAMWAWAAEVTPEQGAARIREAIAKADAAHGDEPRTADTARTADTADEASA; via the coding sequence GTGAACACGCACGAATTGCCTGAGTTGCGAACCGAGTCCCTCTCCGCGGGGATCACCAAGCGCGCGACGACCCTCGCCGACGGCCGCGAACTGATCTACTTCGACGACCCCGACACGACGCTCGGTGCCGAGCGCGCTGTCGACTCCCGCACGCTCGACCCGCGCGGCGCCACCGCCACGATGCGCCTCGACGTGCTGACCGGAGACTGGATCACGGTCGCCGCGAACCGTCAGAACCGCGTCATGATGCCCAGCGCCGACGCCGACCCGCTGGCACCGCAGACTGCGACGAACCCGTCGGAGGTGCCGTCGATGTACGACGTCGCCGTGTTCGAGAACCGCTCCCCCGCGTTCGGCCCCGCGCTGGCCGAGGCGATCGGCTCAGCCCCCGAGGCATCCAACGCTCCGCGTGGCCTCGACGATCTCGCGGCCCTCGGACTCGGGCGCACGCGCACCTCGGTCGGTCGGTGCGAGGTCGTGTGCTTCAGCCCCGAGCACACCGGATCCTTCGGCACGCAGTCCGTCACCCGCGCGCGCACGGTCATCGAGGCCTGGGCCGACCGCACCGCCGCCCTCTCGCAGCTCCCCGGCATCGAGCAGATCTTCCCGTTCGAGAACCGCGGTGAGGCGATCGGCGTCACGCTGCCGCATCCGCACGGTCAGATCTACGCCTACCCGTACGTCACACCCCGCACCACGAGAGTGCTCGACTCGATCGACCGCACCGCCCCCGACCTGTTCCAGCACATCCTCGAGTCCGAGCAGGCCTCGGAGCGGGTCGTGTTCCGCGGCGAGCACTGGACCGCCTTCGTGCCCTTCGCCGCGCGGTGGCCTCTCGAGGTGCACCTGATGCCGCACCGCCACGTCCCGGACTTCGCCGAGACGACCGAGGCCGAGCGCGACGAGCTCGCGCCCCTCTACCTGCGCCTGCTGCGTGGCGTCGATGCGCTCTACGACACCCCGACCCCGTACATCGCCGCGTGGCACCAGGCCCCCGTCCACGTGGGGCGCGACAGCGTGCGCCTGCACCTGCAGCTGACCAGCCCCCGCCGCGCCGCCGACAAGCTCAAGTTCCTCGCCGGATCCGAGGCCGCGATGTGGGCGTGGGCCGCCGAGGTCACCCCCGAGCAGGGCGCCGCCCGCATCCGCGAGGCGATCGCGAAGGCCGACGCCGCCCACGGCGACGAACCGCGCACAGCAGACACCGCACGCACCGCAGACACCGCAGACGAGGCCTCCGCATGA
- a CDS encoding dihydrodipicolinate synthase family protein, translating to MSTLRLLDAAGAATDAELREGGGYTRPAAPLQSRVAYAAAHVVPKVHADNTPGQPADIDWDSTLAFRRNVYSWGLGVADAMDTAQRNMGLDAAATRELIARSAEVAREEGGSVVVGVNTDHIAESHISLDQVIDAYTAQLHFTEEQGAGPVLMASRHLARVAENADDYRRVYRSVLQSATVPVVLHWLGPAFDPELAGYFTSSSSSLGGAPDDWQAASAVLLDIIAENPDKVAGVKMSLLNAESEISVRERLHSQDSTRGVRMFTGDDFNYVGLIGGDTVGQGEGHSDALLGAFAAITPVASAAIQALDAGDPARYLEILGPTEELSRQVFAAPTFYYKTGVAFLAWLNGHQPAFQMVGGLHSARSLPHLSRIVELANASLALENPELARERWHGMLRLNGVDTGSVAR from the coding sequence ATGAGCACTCTCCGACTTCTCGACGCCGCGGGTGCGGCGACGGATGCCGAGCTGCGCGAGGGCGGCGGGTACACGCGACCCGCCGCCCCGCTGCAGAGCCGCGTCGCCTACGCCGCCGCGCACGTCGTCCCGAAGGTGCATGCCGACAACACACCGGGTCAGCCCGCCGACATCGACTGGGATTCGACCCTCGCATTCCGTCGCAACGTGTACTCCTGGGGCCTCGGCGTCGCAGACGCCATGGATACCGCGCAGCGGAACATGGGGCTGGATGCCGCTGCGACCCGAGAGCTCATCGCTCGCAGCGCCGAGGTCGCCCGCGAGGAGGGCGGCTCGGTCGTGGTCGGCGTCAACACCGACCACATCGCCGAGTCGCACATCTCGCTCGACCAGGTCATCGACGCCTACACCGCACAGCTGCACTTCACCGAGGAGCAGGGGGCCGGCCCCGTGCTGATGGCCTCCCGCCACCTCGCCAGGGTGGCCGAGAACGCCGACGACTATCGCCGGGTCTACCGGTCGGTGCTGCAGTCGGCCACGGTGCCGGTGGTGCTGCACTGGCTCGGCCCGGCCTTCGACCCCGAGCTCGCGGGCTACTTCACTTCGTCTTCGTCGAGTCTGGGTGGCGCTCCGGATGACTGGCAGGCGGCATCCGCTGTGCTGCTCGATATCATCGCCGAGAACCCCGACAAGGTCGCGGGCGTGAAGATGAGCCTGTTGAACGCCGAGTCCGAGATATCGGTGCGCGAGCGCCTGCACTCTCAGGACTCGACGCGGGGCGTGCGCATGTTCACAGGCGACGACTTCAACTACGTCGGCCTGATCGGCGGTGACACGGTGGGGCAGGGCGAGGGGCACTCCGACGCGCTGCTCGGCGCGTTCGCGGCGATCACGCCGGTGGCGTCCGCCGCGATCCAGGCGCTGGATGCCGGAGACCCCGCACGCTACCTCGAGATCCTCGGGCCGACCGAAGAACTGAGCCGTCAGGTGTTCGCGGCCCCGACCTTCTACTACAAGACGGGTGTCGCGTTCCTCGCCTGGCTGAACGGGCATCAGCCCGCGTTCCAGATGGTCGGCGGCCTGCATTCCGCACGGAGCCTGCCGCACCTGAGCCGCATCGTCGAGCTCGCGAACGCCTCGCTGGCGTTGGAGAATCCCGAACTCGCACGTGAGCGCTGGCACGGGATGCTGCGCCTGAACGGCGTCGACACCGGGAGCGTGGCACGGTGA
- the galE gene encoding UDP-glucose 4-epimerase GalE — MSWIVTGGAGYIGSHVVRALADAGLTPVILDDLSSGVASFVPEGVAFVQGSILDRALVVKTLRDHDAEGVIHVAGYKYAGVSVQRPLHTYAQNVEGTRVILEAMDAAGVANIVFSSSAAVFGTPDTALVVEDTAKRPASPYGESKLIGEWLLRDQAIATADSDAPLRHTSLRYFNVVGSADPTVYDVSPHNLFPIVFEKLIAGETPRINGDDYDTEDGTNVRDYVHVGDIAAAHVAAAKRLAGGEPIEAAYNLGSGDGLSVKQIMDAVARVTGIDFTPEIGPRRPGDPDRIVATGELAARDLDWKMRYTVDEMVRTGWEARQAAS, encoded by the coding sequence ATGTCCTGGATCGTGACCGGCGGCGCCGGCTACATCGGCTCGCACGTCGTTCGCGCACTGGCGGATGCCGGGCTCACACCCGTCATCCTCGACGACCTCTCGAGCGGGGTCGCCTCGTTCGTTCCCGAGGGCGTGGCCTTCGTGCAGGGCAGCATCCTCGATCGCGCGCTCGTCGTGAAGACGCTGCGCGATCACGACGCCGAGGGCGTCATCCACGTCGCGGGATACAAGTACGCCGGCGTCTCGGTGCAGCGGCCGCTGCACACCTACGCGCAGAACGTCGAGGGCACCCGCGTGATCCTCGAGGCGATGGATGCCGCGGGCGTCGCGAACATCGTGTTCTCCTCGTCGGCCGCCGTGTTCGGCACGCCCGATACGGCGCTCGTCGTCGAAGACACCGCCAAGAGGCCGGCGAGCCCGTACGGCGAGTCGAAGCTCATCGGGGAGTGGCTGCTGCGCGATCAGGCGATCGCGACCGCCGACTCCGACGCCCCGCTGCGTCACACCTCTCTGCGGTACTTCAACGTCGTCGGGTCCGCCGATCCGACCGTCTACGACGTGAGCCCGCACAACCTCTTCCCGATCGTGTTCGAGAAACTGATCGCGGGCGAGACTCCGCGCATCAACGGCGACGACTACGACACCGAGGACGGCACGAACGTGCGCGACTACGTGCACGTCGGCGACATCGCCGCCGCGCACGTCGCGGCTGCGAAGCGTCTCGCCGGCGGCGAGCCGATCGAGGCCGCGTACAACCTCGGCTCGGGCGACGGCCTCAGCGTGAAGCAGATCATGGACGCGGTCGCCCGCGTCACCGGCATCGACTTCACCCCCGAGATCGGCCCCCGGCGCCCGGGAGACCCCGACCGCATCGTCGCCACCGGCGAGCTCGCTGCCCGCGACCTCGACTGGAAGATGCGGTACACGGTCGACGAGATGGTGCGCACCGGCTGGGAGGCGCGTCAGGCCGCGTCCTGA
- the galK gene encoding galactokinase encodes MTTTTAAQATALFTDLTGRTPDGVWSAPGRVNLIGEHTDYNDGFVLPFAIPHRTYAAVGVRDDGLGRVRVASTFADEPVEVALDELDDLFPTPSGTAPRVPEWAAYPLGVAWALRQAGAEGRGLDIAITSDVPVGAGLSSSAAIEGATASALNDLWDAGLDRIALARVGRKAENEAVGAPTGIMDQMASMLGEPDAAIFLDCRSLDAVLVPVGIAEAGLAILVMDTRVKHAHSTGGYGERRAACERGAAIMGVPSLRDVAVGDLPRAEELMDDVTFRRVRHVVTENQRVLDTVRVLREDGARAIGDLLVASHASMRDDFEISVPELDTAVEAALAAGAIGARMTGGGFGGAAIALIEQDAVQQVTDAVNAAFAASGFTAPVIFTVTPAAGAHRDS; translated from the coding sequence ATGACCACCACGACCGCCGCGCAGGCGACCGCCCTGTTCACCGACCTCACCGGCCGCACTCCCGACGGCGTCTGGTCGGCTCCGGGGCGCGTGAACCTGATCGGCGAGCACACCGACTACAACGACGGTTTCGTGCTGCCGTTCGCGATCCCCCACCGCACCTACGCGGCCGTCGGGGTCCGTGACGACGGCCTGGGTCGCGTGCGCGTCGCATCCACGTTCGCCGACGAGCCGGTCGAGGTCGCCCTCGACGAGCTCGACGACCTGTTCCCCACCCCGTCCGGCACCGCCCCGCGCGTGCCCGAATGGGCCGCATATCCTCTGGGCGTCGCCTGGGCGCTGCGTCAGGCCGGTGCGGAAGGCCGCGGACTCGACATCGCGATCACCTCCGACGTCCCCGTGGGCGCAGGGCTCTCCTCGTCCGCCGCGATCGAGGGTGCGACGGCATCCGCCCTGAACGACCTCTGGGATGCCGGACTCGACCGCATCGCCCTCGCCCGCGTCGGTCGCAAGGCCGAGAACGAGGCCGTGGGCGCCCCGACGGGCATCATGGATCAGATGGCCTCGATGCTCGGTGAGCCCGACGCCGCCATCTTCCTCGACTGCCGCTCGCTCGACGCGGTGCTCGTGCCCGTCGGGATCGCCGAGGCCGGTCTTGCGATCCTCGTGATGGACACGCGCGTCAAGCACGCCCACTCCACGGGCGGCTACGGCGAGCGCCGCGCCGCGTGCGAGCGGGGAGCCGCCATCATGGGCGTGCCGAGCCTGCGAGATGTCGCGGTCGGCGACCTGCCGCGTGCCGAGGAGCTCATGGACGACGTGACGTTCCGCCGCGTGCGGCACGTGGTCACCGAGAACCAGCGCGTGCTCGACACCGTCCGCGTGCTGCGCGAAGACGGTGCCCGTGCGATCGGCGACCTGCTCGTGGCCTCGCACGCCTCGATGCGCGATGACTTCGAGATCTCGGTGCCCGAGCTCGACACCGCGGTCGAGGCAGCCCTCGCCGCCGGCGCGATCGGCGCACGCATGACCGGCGGCGGTTTCGGCGGCGCCGCGATCGCGCTGATCGAGCAGGATGCCGTGCAGCAGGTGACGGATGCCGTGAACGCCGCGTTCGCCGCATCCGGGTTCACCGCCCCCGTGATCTTCACCGTCACGCCGGCGGCGGGCGCGCACCGCGACTCCTGA
- a CDS encoding Gfo/Idh/MocA family protein: MSQATTREIGIIMNGVSGRMGYRQHLVRSILAIRDGGGIELPDGSRITVKPILVGRNEAKLAELAAKHGIEDYTTDLDAALADPKWEIYADFLVTKARASALRKAIAAGKAIYTEKPTAESLDEALELARLADAAGVKTGVVHDKLYLPGLQKLKRLIDSGFFGRILSVRGEFGYWVFEGDWQPAQRPSWNYRTEDGGGIIVDMFPHWNYVLENLFGEVKSVYAQAAVHIADRWDEHGEHYTATAEDAAYGIFEIEGGIVAEINSSWTVRVNRDELVEFQVDGTHGSAVVGLFGAKIQPRNATPKPVWNPDLEDSHDYDADWQEIPTNDVFLNGFRQQWEEYLVSFVEGTTYPFDLLSGARGVQFAEAGLTSSAEGRKIALSPLALG; encoded by the coding sequence ATGTCACAGGCGACGACCCGCGAGATCGGGATCATCATGAACGGCGTCTCCGGGCGCATGGGCTACCGGCAGCACCTGGTGCGGTCGATCCTCGCGATCCGTGACGGGGGCGGCATCGAGCTGCCCGACGGATCCCGCATCACGGTGAAGCCGATCCTCGTCGGCCGCAACGAGGCGAAGCTCGCCGAGCTCGCCGCGAAGCACGGCATCGAGGACTACACGACCGACCTCGACGCAGCGCTGGCCGATCCGAAGTGGGAGATCTACGCCGACTTCCTCGTGACGAAAGCGCGCGCGTCGGCGCTGCGCAAGGCGATCGCGGCAGGCAAGGCGATCTACACCGAGAAGCCCACGGCCGAGTCGCTCGACGAGGCCCTCGAGCTCGCGCGCCTCGCGGATGCCGCCGGCGTCAAGACCGGCGTCGTGCACGACAAGCTCTACCTCCCGGGTCTGCAGAAGCTCAAGCGCCTCATCGACTCCGGTTTCTTCGGCCGCATCCTGTCTGTGCGCGGCGAGTTCGGCTACTGGGTGTTCGAGGGCGACTGGCAGCCCGCGCAGCGCCCGAGCTGGAACTACCGCACCGAAGACGGCGGCGGCATCATCGTCGACATGTTCCCGCACTGGAACTACGTGCTCGAGAACCTCTTCGGCGAGGTCAAGAGCGTGTACGCCCAGGCCGCGGTGCACATCGCGGACCGCTGGGACGAGCACGGCGAGCACTACACCGCCACCGCCGAAGATGCCGCCTACGGCATCTTCGAGATCGAGGGCGGGATCGTCGCCGAGATCAATTCCAGCTGGACCGTGCGCGTCAACCGCGACGAGCTCGTCGAGTTCCAGGTCGACGGCACCCACGGATCCGCGGTCGTCGGACTCTTCGGCGCGAAGATCCAGCCCCGCAACGCCACGCCGAAGCCCGTGTGGAACCCCGACCTCGAGGACTCGCACGACTACGACGCCGACTGGCAGGAGATCCCCACCAACGACGTGTTCCTCAACGGATTCCGTCAGCAGTGGGAGGAGTACCTCGTCTCGTTCGTCGAGGGCACGACGTACCCGTTCGACCTGCTCTCGGGCGCGCGGGGCGTGCAGTTCGCCGAGGCCGGTCTGACCTCCAGCGCCGAGGGTCGCAAGATCGCTCTCTCGCCGCTCGCGCTGGGCTGA
- a CDS encoding LacI family DNA-binding transcriptional regulator, whose product MAMVASRAGVSGQTVSRVVNDSPRVDPATRERVETAMAELGYRPHRAARALRTGRSQTIGLVVTTLATVGNSRMLQATAEAAAERGYALTLVTAGDSASTTAERDGAPASGSGSGDTVADAFERLSEQEVDGAIVLNEASALVPAAERPAGLRLVVVDAPATADLVVVHSDHVGGAAAATAHLLERGHATVHHLAGPADSFAAGERERGWRETLVAAGIEPPPIVRGDWTAEAGFLAGEALLAASAVFCANDQMALGLLRALADAGRRVPEDVSVIGFDDVPDAANYRPPLTTIRQDFPALAHRAVGLLVAEIEGTPGAEASAVVPTLLVERASTR is encoded by the coding sequence ATGGCGATGGTCGCGTCTCGCGCGGGCGTGTCCGGTCAGACCGTCTCGCGCGTCGTCAACGACAGTCCGCGGGTCGATCCCGCCACACGTGAGCGTGTCGAGACCGCGATGGCCGAGCTCGGATATCGGCCCCATCGTGCGGCGCGCGCGCTGCGCACCGGGCGCTCGCAGACCATCGGTCTCGTCGTCACCACGCTCGCCACGGTCGGCAACTCGCGGATGCTGCAGGCCACCGCCGAGGCGGCCGCCGAACGCGGATACGCGCTCACGCTCGTGACGGCCGGTGACAGCGCGTCGACCACCGCAGAACGCGACGGCGCCCCTGCGAGCGGCAGCGGCTCCGGCGACACCGTAGCCGACGCGTTCGAACGCCTCTCGGAACAGGAGGTCGACGGCGCGATCGTGCTCAACGAGGCCTCGGCCCTGGTGCCTGCCGCCGAAAGGCCTGCAGGTCTCCGGCTCGTCGTGGTCGATGCCCCGGCCACGGCCGATCTCGTCGTCGTGCACAGCGACCATGTCGGCGGGGCTGCTGCGGCGACCGCGCATCTTCTGGAGCGCGGGCACGCGACCGTGCACCACCTCGCGGGCCCGGCCGACTCGTTCGCCGCCGGCGAGCGCGAGCGGGGCTGGCGTGAGACCCTCGTCGCCGCGGGCATCGAGCCGCCGCCGATCGTGCGCGGCGACTGGACGGCGGAGGCAGGCTTTCTCGCGGGCGAGGCGCTGCTCGCGGCATCCGCCGTCTTCTGCGCCAACGACCAGATGGCGCTGGGGCTGCTGCGGGCGCTCGCCGACGCCGGGCGTCGGGTGCCGGAGGACGTCAGCGTGATCGGCTTCGACGATGTGCCGGATGCCGCGAACTACCGCCCGCCGCTGACGACGATCCGGCAGGACTTCCCGGCCCTCGCGCACCGCGCCGTCGGCCTGCTCGTCGCAGAGATCGAGGGGACGCCCGGGGCTGAGGCATCCGCTGTCGTGCCGACCCTCCTGGTCGAGCGCGCCAGCACCCGCTGA
- a CDS encoding sugar phosphate isomerase/epimerase family protein: MTVDPRLSINQATIKHADLATALRVTADAGIQAIGLWREPVNEVGLEVAARMLADSGLRFTTHCRGGFFTLPDGPERVAALDDNRRAIEETATLAAAGADGSTAVLVLVAGGLPAGSRDLIGARERVRDAIGVLAADAKAAGVTLAIEPLHPMYASDRAVVSTLGQALDIAADFDAHVVGAAVDTFHIWWDPQVLEQIARAGREGRIATYQVCDWKTPLAADVLLSRHYPGEGVIDFGSLTRAVIETGYDRDIEVEIFHADIWADAPENVVRRTAEAFGAAVSPHLR; encoded by the coding sequence GTGACCGTCGATCCTCGCCTGTCGATCAACCAGGCCACCATCAAACACGCCGACCTGGCGACCGCACTGCGGGTGACCGCGGATGCCGGCATCCAGGCGATCGGTCTGTGGCGCGAACCCGTGAACGAGGTCGGACTCGAGGTCGCCGCGCGCATGCTCGCCGACTCGGGGCTGCGCTTCACGACCCACTGCCGCGGCGGGTTCTTCACGCTGCCGGACGGCCCGGAACGCGTCGCCGCCCTCGACGACAACCGCCGTGCGATCGAGGAGACCGCGACCCTCGCCGCCGCGGGGGCCGACGGATCCACCGCCGTTCTCGTGCTGGTGGCCGGTGGCCTTCCGGCGGGCTCGCGCGACCTGATCGGTGCGCGCGAGCGGGTGCGCGATGCGATCGGCGTGCTCGCGGCCGACGCGAAGGCCGCGGGCGTGACGCTGGCGATCGAGCCACTGCATCCGATGTATGCCTCCGACCGCGCCGTCGTCTCGACCCTCGGTCAGGCGCTCGACATCGCCGCCGACTTCGATGCCCACGTCGTGGGTGCGGCCGTCGACACGTTCCACATCTGGTGGGATCCGCAGGTGCTCGAGCAGATCGCGCGCGCCGGCCGAGAGGGCCGCATCGCGACCTACCAGGTGTGCGACTGGAAGACCCCGCTCGCCGCCGATGTGCTGCTGTCGCGGCACTACCCGGGCGAGGGCGTGATCGATTTCGGCTCGCTCACGCGCGCCGTGATCGAGACCGGATACGACCGCGACATCGAGGTCGAGATATTCCACGCCGACATCTGGGCGGATGCTCCCGAGAACGTCGTGCGACGCACGGCCGAGGCGTTCGGCGCCGCGGTCTCGCCCCACCTGAGGTGA
- a CDS encoding sugar phosphate isomerase/epimerase family protein: MTRIRPGLCSVTFRSLTAERVIDLAVQAGLEVIEWGADVHVAPGDVERAAAVAQMTTDAGLTSCSYGSYFRAGRDEPLTPILDTAAALGVDRVRVWAGERGSAEASPAHWASTVARLQDAVDEADARGIALALEFHSGTLADTAPTTLRLLAEVASPALSTYWQPTVAASVDDVLAEYRAVAAHTSAAHVFSWWPAQERRPLRARDALWTRFFTEALSAPRPPREALLEFVPNDDPALLPGEAAALRSYLSN; this comes from the coding sequence ATGACGAGGATCCGACCTGGCCTGTGCTCGGTGACCTTCCGGTCGCTGACCGCAGAACGGGTGATCGACCTCGCGGTGCAGGCCGGACTCGAGGTCATCGAGTGGGGCGCCGACGTGCACGTCGCCCCGGGCGATGTCGAGCGCGCCGCCGCCGTGGCGCAGATGACGACGGATGCCGGGTTGACCTCGTGCTCGTACGGGTCGTACTTCCGCGCCGGGCGGGACGAACCGCTCACGCCGATCCTCGACACCGCGGCCGCGCTCGGCGTCGATCGGGTGCGCGTCTGGGCCGGCGAGCGCGGGTCGGCAGAGGCGTCACCCGCGCACTGGGCATCGACCGTTGCCCGACTGCAGGATGCGGTGGACGAGGCGGATGCACGCGGCATCGCCCTCGCACTGGAGTTCCACTCCGGCACTCTCGCCGACACGGCGCCGACGACGTTGCGCCTGCTCGCCGAGGTGGCCAGTCCCGCGCTCAGCACCTACTGGCAGCCGACGGTCGCGGCGAGTGTCGACGATGTGCTCGCCGAGTACCGCGCGGTCGCCGCGCACACCAGTGCGGCGCACGTGTTCTCGTGGTGGCCCGCGCAGGAACGACGTCCGTTGCGGGCGCGGGATGCCCTCTGGACGCGCTTCTTCACCGAGGCGCTCTCCGCCCCGAGGCCGCCCCGCGAGGCGTTGCTCGAGTTCGTGCCGAACGACGACCCCGCGCTGCTGCCCGGCGAGGCGGCGGCCCTGCGCTCCTACCTCTCGAACTGA
- a CDS encoding MFS transporter, producing the protein MTSLRAGLRDRRLHSAPTRRQSVAFGASGFPTQLMTQTFSAFVVYFYVAHLGVEPTWVAAAMIAHGILNAVLNPLVGTLSDRIRTPWGRRVPWIGVGIVPLVVAFALVWMPPPLPAAGLIVWFLVVVAVYDIAFVVVVLNISALFPEIFRTTEERARGNVPRQIFAIVGIVLGTAGAPRLYGWIGWSGMALVLAGVCLVLLVVSFLGGMLERDVPEAASEAMRWRDQLRYTFANRAFVPYVLGSLFIQTAIAVILAAVPFYVRYSLGAAEGEGSLLLGAIFVTAIPSIVLWSAVVRRTSPRTALLWSVAVFGLAVLGYLLPSSVTAAALIGVAVGVGVGGLLQLLEVVLAQIIDEDAVRTGHRREGAYFGVNGFVVRGSVVLQAVVAAAVLTSSGFDASLGDAQPEAVDGGIRVMVAVIPLVFAALAWLCFWLYPIRTRDL; encoded by the coding sequence ATGACCTCGCTGCGCGCGGGACTGCGCGACCGACGCCTGCATTCCGCGCCGACGAGGAGGCAGTCCGTCGCGTTCGGGGCCTCCGGGTTCCCGACGCAGCTCATGACGCAGACGTTCTCGGCGTTCGTCGTCTACTTCTACGTCGCGCACCTCGGTGTCGAGCCGACCTGGGTGGCGGCGGCGATGATCGCCCATGGCATCCTCAACGCCGTCCTCAATCCGCTCGTCGGCACCTTGTCCGACCGCATCCGCACTCCCTGGGGCCGCCGCGTCCCGTGGATCGGTGTCGGGATCGTCCCGCTCGTCGTCGCCTTCGCTCTGGTCTGGATGCCGCCGCCGCTGCCCGCCGCGGGGCTGATCGTCTGGTTCCTGGTGGTCGTCGCGGTCTACGACATCGCGTTCGTGGTGGTGGTGCTGAACATCTCGGCGCTGTTCCCCGAGATCTTCCGCACCACGGAGGAGCGGGCGCGCGGCAATGTGCCTCGGCAGATCTTCGCGATCGTGGGCATCGTGCTGGGAACGGCCGGGGCGCCCCGGCTCTACGGCTGGATCGGCTGGTCGGGCATGGCTCTCGTGCTCGCCGGGGTCTGCCTCGTGCTGCTCGTCGTGTCGTTCCTCGGCGGGATGCTCGAGCGCGACGTGCCCGAGGCGGCCTCCGAGGCGATGCGGTGGCGGGACCAGCTGCGGTACACGTTCGCCAACCGCGCGTTCGTGCCGTACGTGCTCGGTTCGCTGTTCATCCAGACCGCGATCGCCGTCATCCTCGCCGCGGTCCCCTTCTACGTGCGGTACTCGCTGGGTGCCGCCGAGGGCGAGGGGAGCCTGCTGCTGGGGGCGATCTTCGTGACCGCGATCCCGTCGATCGTGCTGTGGAGTGCGGTCGTGCGTCGCACGTCACCGCGCACGGCGCTGCTGTGGAGCGTCGCGGTCTTCGGCCTCGCAGTTCTCGGCTACCTGCTGCCCTCGAGCGTGACGGCGGCCGCGCTGATCGGGGTGGCGGTCGGCGTCGGGGTCGGCGGGCTGCTGCAGCTGCTCGAGGTCGTGCTCGCCCAGATCATCGACGAGGATGCGGTGCGCACCGGCCATCGCCGCGAGGGCGCGTACTTCGGGGTCAACGGCTTCGTCGTGCGCGGTTCGGTGGTGCTGCAGGCCGTCGTCGCCGCGGCGGTGCTCACCTCGTCGGGGTTCGACGCGTCGCTCGGCGATGCGCAGCCCGAGGCCGTCGACGGCGGGATCCGCGTGATGGTCGCGGTGATCCCGCTCGTCTTCGCCGCGCTGGCGTGGCTGTGCTTCTGGCTCTACCCCATCCGCACGCGCGACCTCTGA